Genomic window (Fusarium oxysporum f. sp. lycopersici 4287 chromosome 11, whole genome shotgun sequence):
AACTATGCCAACCAGGCCGAGGCAGCTCGATCCCGCGGTCAGAGCCCTCCTGCGGCTCCTGTTCTGGACAGGACTTGGTTTGAGAAGGTTCAGATGTCGACACAGAGCTTTGACCGGCACATGAAGAAAGAGGCTGGTAGCTATGACTCTGAGATGCCGATGCGAAGCACATTCCAGGAGAGCAAGTTTGACTAAGGCTAGGGATTCCACAGCTGGACTGGGAATATGATTGATCACGACTGTTTTCGTTATTTCATTATTTCGGCGttagtaattataagaaaGTCAAAATTAACATCCTTCGAATTTGAGATGAACAATACACCACAATTCACGTAAAATCGCATCAGACTCTGAGTGGTTCGAGATAGATTAACAAATTCTCTGAATTATCTCTTGACCTGTTTCTATTTCAACGTTTTGTGAGCCCTTTGCTGTCGCTTGACCTGATCTGCTACGTTAATTGCTTTGAAGTGGCCTAACCTAAACCATGTCACTTGCTCGTCAATTATTGGAGTCGATGTCTTCACCTAATCTCACATACAGTCGATTGATTGCAGCGGTGAAATAAAGGACTTCTGGTCTCGTATGATGCCTTGCTCACACGCGAGGGAGTTGGACGCATTCGAATCATTGAGGTGAATCTGACGACGACACCTCGGGGCTACGCCCCAGAACACTACATCTAAGGAGCGTGCTAAGAAGCTGTCTCGGACTAGGTTTGATTTCAACTCGTGCTCAAACTTACTCGTTGAAGCTCATCAAAACAGATTTGAGAAGGCACCATCGGCCAACGCCTCCAAAGGTATCGGAGAAAGCGGTTGGAAAGCAGCCAGCAACCCTGGTCACATCCAACGAACAACCGGACTCGGTAGCTGGCCCTAGCAGCCCAAGGGCGTCACAAGAGCCGACACCCCAAGCCGACCAGCCTCAGTCAACCCCAGGGAAACACACGGAATCTTCGCCCAGTGAGATGAAGACGCCACCAAAGGACGAGCCAATTCCTCGCAGCGATGAGGACCTTTACAAACCCCGATACGCTTCCATGAGTCAGAGGCCCAAACTCAAACCCAGGTCACGGAAACGGCCTGGCTCGCCATCATCCAGTCCACCAACGTCTTCTCCCTTGAGTTAGATCCCAGATGATGTAATTCGTAGAATAGAGAGACTGAGGATTGCAGACACATCTGAGGTGACTCTTCAGTCGCCCAAACTTATCCCGGTAGCGTAGAAGAAAGGCGCACGGAATTACTACCGTGTGGAGAAGGCTGAAGACCATCTTATCAGGTAGTTATGCTTATTGTTTGAGCTTTGCGTGCTTTGCTTTATCAGCGGTGCCATATCCTTGTACTAAGTTCAGCTCAGTAGAATGGGTTGCAACGCCTAAGTCCAAGCAGAAACCGATATCCAGTCGAGATTTTAACCTTAGTTGCGTTCGTTTACTCGGCAAGCTGGTTGGAACTATGCATTTCACTTCCCACGCGACCCAGAGCGCGTGGACGGCCGATCCTGGTCGATTGATAAACTATCCTTGAACCTCAGGGTCCTGGTACAACGCAAGACATGTTGCCAAGAAACCGATACTTGATACGCTTAGTCTATTTGATGGACCGTAAAATTGGTAATGCTTGGATACTGATGGTTATCATGCCATGTAAAATTTCTCGAGGCAGTGCCGCGTAGTTTCTCGGCAAACGTGCCGAGTACCGCGACTAGCGGTTGTTAGTCAAGCTACAATACAACCTCGAACAGCAGAGAAGCATAAACTCTTACACGCTGATTTAGGTTCCCCGTTAAATGttttggggggggggggggaaAAAGGAGGAAGGAAAAATACGTGATACAGGCTGTCGACGAGCTTTTGTCTATTGAATGATCCAACAATTGACGAAGCCAGCTTGAGTGTCGAGAGATGCTAAGATATCTCGGCATACGGCACGCTAAGAGCCACAGAATTAACTCATGCCAACATGACTATTTTTTACAGTGGAGTCCACGCCAAGGTCGCCGAACCGACTTTGCCGTCGTGACGGCTTGGCAGATCTTGTTATAAGATAATCGGTAATCATTTTCATCTTATCTGATCCGGTCTGATGTGATCATTGTGAGCTCTGCATCCGAAAACCCTCATGATGAGTGCAGCTACTGAGAAAGGCCACGCTGAGGCGGAAGTGACCTCTCCTAATGAGGGTCTGGTCCGACCAGAGACATCTTCGGGTACGTTGCTGGCTTGTACTTTGACAAGTTTTTTATGCTCATAAATTCAAAGGCGAATCTGTCGAGGAAGTTCTGTCAGCGGCTGGCGTGGGcttcaaggatgatgatccAAATCTACCATGCCTGACTCTTCGCATGTGGACAATCGGCATTGCCTTCTGTCTTGTGGGCAGTGGTGTGAACACTCTTTACACGCTGAGATTCCCATCCATCAGTCTTTCGCAGTCCGCAATCCAGTTCCTCGCGTATCCCGTCGGCAAGGCATGGGAGTATGCGATACCGGATTGGGGTTTCACCTTGTTCGGCAAGCGACATAGCCTGAACCCTGGACCCTTCAACCATAAGGTATTTGCTCCCTAGAATCCTCGAAAAGATACTCGCTAACCGTGGCTCAGGAGAACATGCTTATCTACATCTTGGCCaacctcagcttcttgacccGATTGAGCGCTGATGTCCTCACCGAACAGCGCGTCTTCTACGGCCTCAAGGCAGGATGGGGTTTCGAGATCCTCGCCACACTGACATCGATCCTGTTTGGCTTTGCTCTGTCAGGCTTGACGCGATCAGTAGTTGTCGAACCGAAGGGCCTCGTTTGGCCAGGCGTGCTTGGAAACACAGCTCTCAACGCAGCCTTGCATACACCACGCAAGGAGGTGATCGCTGGGTGAGCACTTCTCTCAGCGCTGTCGGAGGCGGATTTTACTAACTTGTTTGCAGCAAGATTTCTCGTTATCACTTCTTTatcctcgccttcttcgcctcttTCTGTTGGTATTGGTTCCCCGACTTCATCTTCCCTGCCTTGGGTTACTTTACATGGATCTGCTGGATCGCCCCCAAGAACCCTGTCGTCAACCAGGTGTTTGGCATGAAGAGTGGACTGGGGTTGGTGCCCTTCACCTTCGACTGTGTGTGCTCGCCGCTCTATGATTCGAGGCTTCGGTAACTAACGAGCTATTGCTTCAGGGAGTCAAATTGCCTACATCGGATCACCACTTGTAGTCCCAGTCTGGGCTATCCTCAACGTTCTCGCCTCCCTTGTCTTCTGGATTTACATTGTTAGCCCCGCGCTCTACTACTCGAACACCTGGTTCTCAGCCCATCTACCGCTACAAAGTAATTCAATCTTTGACAATACTGGAGAAGTCTTCAACGTCTCGAAGGTTGTCAATAAGAAGGAAGGCTTCACTTTTGATCATGATCTGTATGCACAGTACTCTGACGTAAGTCTCGTCCCATCACGCCTCCCAGAGATAAGAGATGCTAATGCCCTCCCCCAGATCTATCTCCCAGTAACCTATGCGCTTAACACTTTCGGTCTGTCGTTCGCCACTATCTCGTCTCTTTTTGTCTGGCTCTTTCTCGAGAAGCGCCGGGACTTAGTGAGAACATTCCGCGATGCATGCAAATCGTTGACGTCGAAGAACACATCAGGTCGCGACAGACTGCAGCCACAATATGATGCAGTTCCGCTTTGGTGGTACATGATCGCTGCCCTTGTAGCATTGGGCATCGGTATCTTCACCTATGAGTACTACCCCGTTCAGCTGCGTTGGTATGGTGTGATTTTCGGCATGGTAGTATCTtctgtcttcttcatccccGTGAGTACCTCGGCCTCCACTCATAAGTATTCTCCTGACTTTTGAAGCTCGCTTGGGTGTATGCTACTAGCAACATCAAGATCCAGATCGATATCTTCTGTCGCATCATCGCTGGTTACGTCTGGGAAGGCAAGGTCCTGGCCAACATCTGGTTCTTCAACGTTGGATACATTTCGGGTATCAAAGGCCTTGCCTTTTCTCAGGATCTGAAGCTTGGTATCTACTGTGGTGTAAGTGGTCCTTGTCTCAAGGTGACCGACTCTCACACTGACACATTTCAGATCCCTCCTAGAAGTCTCTTCCTGGTCCAAGTAGTCGGCCTTATTATCGGAACTCTTGGTCAAGTATCCGTCCTCAATTGGGCACTTGGAAACATCCCCAACGTTTGTAATGCCAAACTTGCCCCGAACGGTTTCACTTGTCCCTTCTCTCGAACTCATTTCAACACAAGCATGGTCTGGGGCGCCCTCGGTCCCCGTCGCTTCTTCGAGCCAGGCGCTCTTTACAGGCCCTTGCTCTGGTTCTTCCTGGTCggagctcttcttcctgtcGTCGTATACCTCTTTCGAACCAAGGCCTTCCCTCATATCAAttggctgaagaagatccaTGTTCCGCTGTTCCTGGGTGGCTTGAACTATATCCCGCCTGCATCAGGTGTCAACTATGGCAGTTGGGCTTTATTCGGTCTCTTGTTTGGCGTCCTTGTtaagaagcgcaaggccaGCTGGTGGCATCGATTTAACTTTGTTCTGAGTTCCGCGCTGGATTGTTCTGTAGCCATCGCTggcatcgtcatcttctttgccgtTTTCTACACCGGCGCCGCGGATAATTTCAGTTGGTGGGGAACCAACGTGTACAAGGTCAGTGATGAGAGTCATCGAGATGTGCTGCCGGCTAATGATGTAAATAGGACACCTGCGATTGGAAGAGTTGTCCTTACAAGGCGTTAGCAAAAGGGCAGACGTTTGGACCTTAGTGGCCCACGAGTATAGCAAGCCTAAATCTTTGATATCTAATTAAAGAATTTAGAATAAGAAGTTTAGCAACACGTTTAAGAGTAATGAAGCATATATGTAACCTTGTTTGCTGGAGCCAAATGGCGCGACGTTTGTCTTGCTTTCATGCGCTGATTGTGTTTAGGTTACGGTGGATGTGTGCCCCTGTACCGGCCAGGCACCAGCGAACCTTGTGATGCGTGGAAGGCCTTCTGTAAAATAGTGATCAGACACGCTAATCCTGGATGTAGAGCTCCAATACCACATCGGCAAAGTTAATCTTGGTAGCTAAACAAGCAAAGCCTCATCCTTCGGGATCATTCCACCTGCCGGAAGCAAATTACAGGACAATCATGCAGTATTTCTAATGCAGTAAGGATTATAACGTGTGATGATCAGCATTGATGCGGGGAAAGGAGGGAAATAACATGATGATCCCCTGGAGCTCTTCGCTAAGCGCTGACGATGTAGACGTCATAAGGTTCACACAAACTCAACGTGGTATGCAGGCGGGGAACACGGAATGGCATGCTAAGGCAGTACAAAAGCTCCTTCATCCTCATGCGCAATTTCACTCATCGTAACCATCACTTTTCAAAATGTTCTGGTCAAATGTTGCCTCCGTTGCGGGGCTTGGCTCTCTGTTTCTCGACGTCGCTTCAGCGCAGACAAAATACGAGGTTCAAAAACCTCCACTTGACACCGACTGGACTTACAAGGTCGGCACCAATCCTTGGCCGGAACATCCGCGACCGCAGCTCAAGCGCGATGCTTGGAAGAGCCTGAATGGCATCTGGACATGGAGAGGCGACGGCGATCTCAGCAACCCGCCCAAAGAAGGCCCTCTTGATCGTGAGGTGCTGGTTCCAGCTTGCATCGAGAGCGCTCTGTCGGGATTGCAGATTCTCGACGAGCGCGAGTTCTGGTACCAGAGGTCTTTCGAGGTATCGAACAACTGGAAGAACCAGATCGTTCTCCTTCACTTTGAGGCCGTCGACTATAACTCAACCGTATTTGTCAACGGGAAAGAAAAGACGACGCACATTGGGGGCTACGACCGTTTCACTGTCGACGTGACAGAGGACATCAAGTTTGGAGAGTCGAATGAGCTGTAAGTCCATGATTGAGCTTCCAAACTGAAGCACGCTCTAACATCTTACCAGGCTTGTCTTTGTCAACGACCCGACGGACGATCAAGTTATTCCCATTGGAAAACAGACCTTGCGACCTAGTCACATCTTCTATCGATCGTGCTCGGGCATCTGGCAGCAAGTCTGGCTTGAGGCCGTTCCGAAAGACTACATCACCGATCTTGACCTCGCTGCGGGTGCAGATGGTGAAGGTCAGTAATTCCCCGTCCCCGGTGTCTCATTAGATCGCTGAACATTCTATTCTAGTCACCGTAACTGTTCACACTTCTCAAGAGTCCGGTAAATCTGCCAAAGTGGAGATTGAGGGCAGCGATGGCACGAACCTGGCATCTCACGAAGGGACCACCGATGAAGAATTCACCTTCACCGCCAAGTCGCCGAAACTATGGTGGCCCGACTCCCCAACGCTTTACAACATCACCGTGACACTTGACAGCGGAGACAAGGTACAGAGTTACACTGGCTTTCGAACCATATCCAAAGGTAAAGTTGAGAACGTCACACGACCACTTCTCAACGGTGAGTTTGTGTTCCAGTTTGGAACTCTTGACCAAGGTTTCTGGCCCGATGGATTGTACACGCCACCGAACAGGGAGGCTATGGTCTCTGATTTGAAGCTCCTAAAGAAGTTTGGCTTCAACATGGTTCGCAAACATGTTAGTATGACCTTGTGACCGCTGATATGATTTTAACACTGACGACCGGAGATCAAATATGAGCCGCATCTGTTTTACCAGGCATGCGACGAGCTTGGTCTGTTGGTCATCCAAGATATGCCCAGTTTACCTGCAGACGGCAATCGCAAGCCCAACGACGCAGAGCAAGCCGAGTTTGAGCGACAACTTGAGATTCTTGTGAAACAACACAGAAGCTATACTTCAATCGTTACCTGGGTACATAAAGCGACTCCTTGGGATTATTCGTTTACTGATCAAGACAGGTCATCTACAACGAGGGCTGGGGTCAGCGAGACGGGTCTCCTGAGAAGAGCCTGACTGAGCTGGTGCGAA
Coding sequences:
- a CDS encoding OPT family small oligopeptide transporter; the encoded protein is MMSAATEKGHAEAEVTSPNEGLVRPETSSGESVEEVLSAAGVGFKDDDPNLPCLTLRMWTIGIAFCLVGSGVNTLYTLRFPSISLSQSAIQFLAYPVGKAWEYAIPDWGFTLFGKRHSLNPGPFNHKENMLIYILANLSFLTRLSADVLTEQRVFYGLKAGWGFEILATLTSILFGFALSGLTRSVVVEPKGLVWPGVLGNTALNAALHTPRKEVIAGKISRYHFFILAFFASFCWYWFPDFIFPALGYFTWICWIAPKNPVVNQVFGMKSGLGLVPFTFDWSQIAYIGSPLVVPVWAILNVLASLVFWIYIVSPALYYSNTWFSAHLPLQSNSIFDNTGEVFNVSKVVNKKEGFTFDHDLYAQYSDIYLPVTYALNTFGLSFATISSLFVWLFLEKRRDLVRTFRDACKSLTSKNTSGRDRLQPQYDAVPLWWYMIAALVALGIGIFTYEYYPVQLRWYGVIFGMVVSSVFFIPLAWVYATSNIKIQIDIFCRIIAGYVWEGKVLANIWFFNVGYISGIKGLAFSQDLKLGIYCGIPPRSLFLVQVVGLIIGTLGQVSVLNWALGNIPNVCNAKLAPNGFTCPFSRTHFNTSMVWGALGPRRFFEPGALYRPLLWFFLVGALLPVVVYLFRTKAFPHINWLKKIHVPLFLGGLNYIPPASGVNYGSWALFGLLFGVLVKKRKASWWHRFNFVLSSALDCSVAIAGIVIFFAVFYTGAADNFSWWGTNVYKDTCDWKSCPYKALAKGQTFGP